One window from the genome of Palaemon carinicauda isolate YSFRI2023 chromosome 24, ASM3689809v2, whole genome shotgun sequence encodes:
- the LOC137617909 gene encoding annexin B9-like: MQGMRPDEEIFIEVLCKRTPIQRQEIRRIYEQEYRRDLVSDARHKLHGKFGDVVVSLLTPLPKYLAQELHRAIRTSGKDSRVFFEVFCNCDNMTIRAIKQAYYKCYALTLECAVKSHCGQLGDDFQTLLEKLVSNERDEDDVAMLELPMRIAKQLYQAVEGAGGSEPDKDELRRIFTTYSYETLREVFKLYCEVSGKKLEEVLRGRAVSDEFYTGLFTAYYSIRNPATFFAWELRSSVEGPGTRDRLLIRLIVTRNQVDMGAIKAEYKRMFNRSLKKDIKGDTHGNYRKILLGLVDS, encoded by the exons ATGCAAGGAATGAGACCAGACGAGGAGATATTCATTGAAGTACTGTGTAAAAGGACTCCCATCCAGCGACAAGAGATACGGAGGATATATGAGCAGGAGTACAGGAGG gaTCTTGTTAGTGACGCTAGACACAAGTTACATGGCAAGTTTGGAGATGTAGTCGTATCTCTCCTGACCCCTCTTCCGAAGTATCTTGCTCAAGAACTCCACCGGGCGATAAGGACAAGCGGAAAGGATAGTCGAGTCTTCTTCGAAGTATTCTGTAATTGTGACAATATGACCATTAG GGCCATCAAGCAAGCCTACTATAAATGCTACGCCTTAACACTAGAATGTGCCGTTAAAAGCCACTGTGGGCAGTTAGGGGATGACTTTCAAACACTTCTGGAAAAACTCGTTTCCAACGAAAGAGACGAAGACGATGTTGCCATGCTCGAGCTCCCAATGAGAATTGCAAAGCAACTTTATCAAGCAG tggaggGAGCAGGAGGATCAGAACCAGACAAAGACGAATTACGTCGTATCTTCACCACGTATTCATACGAGACACTAAGGGAAGTTTTCAAACTGTACTGCGAAGTCTCCGGGAAGAAGCTGGAAGAGGTGTTGAGGGGGAGGGCTGTGTCGGATGAGTTCTACACAGGATTATTCACAGCTT attattcaaTCCGAAACCCAGCCACTTTCTTCGCATGGGAATTACGCTCATCTGTGGAAGGTCCTGGAACCAGAGACCGGCTTCTGATTCGGCTAATAGTGACCAGGAATCAGGTGGACATGGGAGCTATCAAAGCCGAGTACAAGAGGATGTTCAACCGTAGTCTGAAGAAAGATATAAAA GGAGACACACACGGCAACTATCGAAAAATTCTTCTTGGTTTAGTAGACTCTTAG